A single Lolium perenne isolate Kyuss_39 chromosome 6, Kyuss_2.0, whole genome shotgun sequence DNA region contains:
- the LOC127310156 gene encoding putative F-box protein At5g52610 — MSGDANAAAATSFLSRDLISTILLRLPAIVLRRLSLVCKEWRNIISDPIFIKTHMVEGPTAPTHTIVFVPSSEQYRAGNGFLFDERWRLAARFAVGASEAMVGTCNGLLCFHDGRRDLIKIVEPFTGDAIVLPVPTTDSPWKHDARSYCFGFDATARRYKIVHQVESYSFLNVFTLGEDKGWRTVSIPPCASVHGDLAYDGGTVYWSYNGYADMMYARFDLATEQIITPVKRCLANGRPITCHHPRWRDQPFVFLIRRFASESQDDYWPHDMNTMAIDTHGVIVPHGRHLPRPHALQRGHLLLQEANGAVYAHKIMTTTIHELKIGWKKLLIDSDLGLTNHFFAPKNGQFVPVHSGGRSKTQQPVATASEDICTFAYTPTVSVAPLALYLGTHG; from the coding sequence ATGTCGGGCGATGCCAATGCTGCTGCCGCAACCTCGTTCCTCTCGCGAGACCTCATCTCCACCATCCTGCTCCGCCTCCCGGCGATCGTCCTCCGCCGCTTGAGCCTCGTTTGTAAAGAATGGCGAAATATCATCTCGGATCCAATCTTCATCAAAACCCACATGGTGGAAGGACCGACGGCCCCGACACACACCATCGTATTCGTGCCTTCCTCCGAGCAGTACCGCGCCGGCAACGGGTTCCTATTCGACGAGCGCTGGCGGCTAGCGGCGAGGTTCGCCGTCGGCGCTTCCGAGGCCATGGTAGGCACGTGCAACGGCCTTCTCTGCTTCCACGACGGGCGCCGGGACCTTATCAAGATCGTAGAACCCTTCACCGGCGATGCCATTGTCCTGCCGGTGCCGACGACGGATTCGCCGTGGAAGCACGACGCCCGGTCGTACTGCTTCGGATTCGACGCCACGGCGAGGCGATACAAGATCGTTCACCAGGTCGAAAGCTATAGCTTCCTGAATGTTTTCACGCTGGGAGAGGACAAGGGCTGGAGAACCGTAAGCATTCCCCCATGTGCCTCCGTCCACGGCGACCTCGCGTACGACGGCGGAACGGTGTACTGGAGCTACAACGGATACGCAGACATGATGTACGCGCGCTTCGATCTAGCGACCGAGCAGATCATCACGCCGGTGAAGCGGTGTCTGGCTAACGGGCGACCGATCACTTGCCATCATCCGCGGTGGCGGGATCAGCCCTTCGTCTTCCTAATAAGGCGGTTCGCCAGTGAGTCACAGGATGACTACTGGCCGCATGATATGAACACCATGGCGATTGATACCCATGGCGTGATCGTTCCCCATGGGCGGCACCTACCGAGGCCACACGCGCTGCAACGGGGCCACCTGCTATTACAGGAGGCGAACGGAGCTGTGTACGCTCACAAGATCATGACAACAACTATTCATGAACTTAAAATTGGGTGGAAAAAACTGCTGATTGATAGCGATCTGGGCCTTACCAATCACTTTTTCGCACCCAAGAACGGCCAGTTCGTTCCAGTTCACAGTGGCGGACGGTCGAAAACACAGCAGCCCGTGGCTACTGCGAGCGAGGATATTTGCACGTTTGCCTACACCCCCACAGTATCTGTCGCTCCCTTGGCGCTCTATCTAGGCACACATGGTTAA
- the LOC127306665 gene encoding brassinosteroid-responsive RING protein 1 has translation MGFPVSYSELLLPRLLLHALLLLGHLHRFLVWSFHAVGLGDLIDVGVNAPLPAQDDAHWHGSASASLQHRRPGFRALPAVAVDEALPVLRLDELLASSPSVCAGGDCSVCLCGVGGGDEVRRLPNCRHVFHRGCIDRWMAHEQRTCPLCRAPLMPGGDDGANLPEVSDYDFPYPSPLPLMPTPTLLRPHELLLNGLGGFQ, from the coding sequence ATGGGCTTCCCGGTGAGCTACTCGGAGCTGCTCCTCCCACGGCTGCTCCTCCACGCGCTCCTCCTCCTGGGCCACCTCCACCGCTTCCTCGTCTGGTCCTTCCACGCCGTCGGCCTGGGCGACCTCATCGACGTCGGCGTCAACGCGCCATTACCGGCGCAGGACGACGCGCACTGGCACGGGTCAGCCTCAGCCTCGCTGCAGCACCGGCGGCCGGGCTTCCGCGCCCTGCCGGCGGTGGCCGTCGACGAGGCGCTGCCCGTGCTGCGGCTGGACGAGCTGCTGGCGTCCTCCCCGTCGGTGTGCGCGGGCGGCGACTGCTCGGTCTGCCTctgcggcgtcggcggcggcgacgaggtgCGGCGGCTCCCCAACTGCCGCCACGTCTTCCACCGCGGCTGCATCGACCGCTGGATGGCGCACGAGCAGCGCACCTGCCCGCTCTGCCGCGCCCCGCTCATgcccggcggcgacgacggcgccaACCTGCCCGAGGTCTCGGACTACGATTTCCCTTACCCGTCCCCGCTGCCGCTGATGCCCACCCCGACGCTGCTGCGCCCGCACGAGCTGCTGCTCAACGGCCTGGGCGGCTTCCAGTGA